The following coding sequences are from one uncultured Bacteroides sp. window:
- a CDS encoding TlpA disulfide reductase family protein, with product MNKISLLLILSFCIWGCNNSHTKKTNIEGEIKGLGNDTIYLYGTDDLSSFIDTIYTNGDKFSHSLSVDTLTSGKLLFNGQTEIPIFLNKGDKIAIKGEIKNLKNLQISGNTFNEELSKFEQTIAKEQSKSIIKNKAEEFIKKHHSSIVSTYLLKKYFLLDSAPNLNKIEQLISTMDGKLQDVPMISAFKAYINEAQKLEIGKEAPFFSLPNQENKRISLLNIKNKYVLIHFWASWSDSCQQVNHELRKIYKAYKKKKNFTMIGISLDVDKKAWKQSIKKDTLSWQQVCDFSGWECAAIKQYAVESLPYYYLISPKRKILLKEQNYKELKTKLQEIVK from the coding sequence ATGAATAAGATTAGTCTTTTATTAATTCTATCATTTTGCATTTGGGGATGTAATAACTCTCATACAAAGAAAACCAATATAGAAGGAGAGATTAAAGGATTAGGTAACGATACCATTTACCTTTACGGAACAGATGACTTATCTTCTTTTATAGATACTATCTACACCAATGGAGATAAATTCTCCCATTCACTATCCGTTGACACTCTGACTTCCGGTAAATTACTTTTTAACGGCCAAACAGAAATTCCTATTTTCTTAAATAAAGGAGATAAAATAGCAATTAAAGGAGAGATCAAAAATCTAAAAAATCTCCAAATATCAGGAAATACATTCAATGAGGAACTCTCAAAATTCGAGCAAACAATTGCAAAAGAGCAGTCTAAAAGCATTATAAAAAATAAAGCCGAAGAATTCATCAAGAAGCATCATTCCTCAATCGTAAGTACTTATCTACTTAAAAAATACTTTCTTCTAGACAGTGCTCCTAATCTAAACAAGATAGAGCAACTCATCTCAACGATGGATGGCAAATTGCAAGATGTCCCTATGATTAGTGCTTTCAAGGCTTACATCAATGAAGCCCAAAAACTAGAAATAGGCAAAGAAGCTCCTTTCTTCAGTCTCCCTAATCAAGAGAATAAAAGAATTTCTCTTCTAAACATTAAAAACAAATACGTTTTAATACATTTCTGGGCTTCATGGAGTGACTCTTGCCAGCAAGTGAATCATGAGCTACGAAAAATATATAAAGCTTATAAGAAAAAGAAAAACTTCACAATGATCGGTATTTCACTTGATGTCGATAAAAAAGCATGGAAACAGAGCATAAAGAAAGATACATTAAGCTGGCAACAAGTATGCGACTTTTCAGGATGGGAATGTGCTGCAATTAAGCAATATGCAGTAGAGAGTTTGCCTTACTATTATTTGATCTCTCCCAAGAGAAAAATATTACTAAAAGAACAAAACTATAAAGAACTAAAAACGAAACTGCAAGAAATCGTAAAATAG
- a CDS encoding tetratricopeptide repeat protein — MIKKLYLPLLMAMVVALSSCSKKMGELSSDYFTTTPQVLEAVAGKVPVTINGKFPEKYFNKKAIVEVTPVLKWDGGQVKGQPAVFQGEKVEGNDQTISYKMGGSYTMKTSFDYVPEMAKSELYLEFSAKVGKKTVSIPAVKVADGVISTSELLGNTLSNANLANGDDAFQRIIKDAHQANIMFLIQQANLRSSQLRSAGVKEFKQQISDVNAADNKKINNIEISAYASPDGGMDLNTKLAEHRESNTSKYLNKELKKAKVNATVDSKYTAEDWKGFQELVSKSNIQDKELILRVLSMYQDPEQREREIKNISSVYKNLAEDILPQLRRSRLTLNYEIIGKSDEEIAKLADTDASKLNLEELLYASTLTNNNAKKTTIFTKATKQFPNDYRAYNNLGNLAYEAGNIAKAESFYKKAASIKAAPEVNMNLALVALTKGDKTTAESYLGKAAGAKELSESMGNLYIAQGQYERAVNSFGSAKTNSAALAQILAKDYNRAKSTLANVKNPDAYTDYLMAILGARTNNTAMLTSSLKSAIAKDSSLAKKAATDLEFAKYFTNADFLSVIK, encoded by the coding sequence ATGATTAAGAAGTTGTATTTGCCGTTACTTATGGCTATGGTTGTTGCACTTTCATCGTGTAGCAAAAAAATGGGTGAATTGTCATCTGATTATTTCACTACGACTCCCCAAGTTTTGGAAGCAGTAGCAGGTAAGGTTCCCGTGACTATCAACGGAAAGTTCCCTGAAAAGTACTTTAACAAAAAAGCTATTGTAGAAGTAACTCCCGTATTAAAATGGGACGGAGGACAAGTTAAAGGACAGCCAGCCGTATTCCAAGGAGAAAAGGTAGAAGGTAACGATCAGACTATTTCTTACAAAATGGGCGGAAGCTACACTATGAAAACTTCTTTCGATTATGTTCCAGAAATGGCTAAATCTGAACTATACCTAGAATTTAGCGCTAAAGTTGGTAAAAAAACAGTTTCTATCCCTGCTGTTAAAGTAGCAGATGGTGTAATTTCAACATCAGAATTATTAGGAAACACTTTAAGCAATGCCAATTTAGCTAATGGTGATGATGCTTTCCAACGCATTATAAAGGATGCTCACCAAGCAAACATCATGTTCCTTATCCAACAAGCAAATCTTCGTTCAAGCCAATTGAGATCTGCCGGAGTAAAAGAATTCAAACAACAAATTTCTGACGTAAACGCTGCAGACAACAAAAAAATCAACAATATTGAGATTTCTGCTTATGCATCTCCTGATGGTGGAATGGACCTAAACACTAAATTGGCTGAACATCGTGAATCTAACACTTCTAAGTATCTAAACAAGGAACTTAAGAAAGCAAAAGTAAACGCTACTGTTGATTCTAAATACACAGCTGAAGACTGGAAAGGTTTCCAAGAACTAGTTTCTAAATCAAACATACAAGATAAAGAACTTATCTTGCGCGTGTTGTCAATGTACCAAGATCCTGAACAAAGAGAAAGAGAAATCAAGAACATCTCTTCTGTATATAAGAACTTAGCAGAAGACATTCTTCCTCAACTAAGACGCTCTCGCTTAACATTGAATTATGAAATCATTGGTAAATCTGATGAAGAAATTGCAAAGCTTGCTGATACTGACGCTAGTAAGTTGAACCTCGAAGAACTTCTTTATGCTTCAACTCTTACCAATAACAATGCAAAAAAAACAACTATATTTACTAAAGCAACAAAACAATTCCCTAACGATTACCGTGCATATAACAACCTTGGTAACTTAGCTTACGAAGCAGGCAACATTGCTAAAGCAGAATCTTTCTACAAGAAAGCTGCTAGCATTAAAGCTGCTCCTGAAGTTAACATGAACCTTGCTCTTGTTGCTTTAACTAAAGGTGATAAAACAACTGCAGAATCTTACTTAGGTAAAGCTGCTGGCGCTAAAGAACTTAGCGAATCAATGGGTAACCTATATATTGCTCAAGGTCAATATGAAAGAGCAGTAAACTCTTTTGGAAGTGCTAAAACAAACAGCGCTGCTTTGGCACAAATCTTAGCTAAAGACTACAACAGAGCAAAAAGCACTCTTGCTAACGTTAAGAATCCTGATGCATACACAGATTACTTAATGGCTATCTTAGGTGCTAGAACAAATAACACTGCTATGCTTACAAGCAGTCTAAAAAGTGCTATCGCAAAAGATTCTTCTTTGGCAAAGAAAGCAGCTACAGATCTAGAATTTGCTAAATATTTTACTAACGCAGATTTCTTGAGCGTTATAAAGTAA
- a CDS encoding YifB family Mg chelatase-like AAA ATPase: protein MLVKLFGAAVQGIDATVITIEVNCSRGCMFYLVGLPDSAVKESHQRIISALQVTGYKMPTSNIVINMAPADIRKEGSAYDLPLAIGMLAASETIHSEKLSQFLLMGELSLDGSIQPIKGALPIAIKAREEKLKGIIIPKQNAREAAVVNDIEVYGVSNIKEVIQFFNGECSLEPTIVDTREEFYAQQNIYDSDFCDVKGQENVKRALEVAAAGGHNILMIGAPGSGKSMMSKRLPSILPPLSLKESLETTKIHSVAGKLGRNSSLISKRPFRDPHHTISQVAMVGGGSFPQPGEISLAHNGVLFLDELPEFNRSVLEVLRQPLEDRRITISRSRWSIEYPASFMLVASMNPCPCGYYNHPTKACVCSPGQVQKYLNKISGPLLDRIDIQIEIVPVPFDKMSDTRQGESSNAIRERVIKARKIQEERFKSYSGIHCNAQMTSRLLSMYAQPDEKGFALLKQAMKRLNLSARAYDRILKVSRTIADLEGSINVLPSHLAEAIGYRNLDRENWAG, encoded by the coding sequence ATGCTTGTCAAATTATTCGGAGCAGCTGTTCAAGGAATAGATGCCACCGTTATTACCATTGAAGTAAACTGTTCACGAGGGTGTATGTTCTACTTAGTTGGACTCCCCGACTCTGCAGTAAAAGAGAGTCACCAACGTATTATATCGGCTTTACAAGTCACCGGATACAAAATGCCAACCAGCAATATTGTAATCAATATGGCCCCTGCTGATATTCGCAAGGAAGGCTCTGCCTACGATTTACCTTTAGCCATCGGAATGCTTGCCGCGAGCGAAACAATCCATTCCGAAAAACTATCCCAGTTTCTACTAATGGGAGAACTTAGTCTTGATGGAAGTATACAACCCATTAAAGGAGCCCTTCCAATAGCCATCAAAGCAAGAGAAGAGAAGCTAAAGGGAATTATTATCCCCAAACAAAATGCAAGAGAAGCCGCCGTAGTTAACGACATAGAAGTCTATGGAGTCAGCAACATAAAAGAAGTTATTCAATTCTTCAACGGAGAATGCTCACTAGAACCCACAATCGTTGATACCAGAGAAGAATTTTATGCACAACAAAATATCTACGACTCAGATTTCTGCGATGTAAAAGGACAAGAAAATGTAAAACGAGCCTTAGAAGTTGCAGCAGCAGGAGGACACAACATTCTGATGATAGGAGCTCCCGGAAGTGGGAAATCAATGATGAGCAAACGATTACCCTCAATTCTCCCGCCCCTCTCATTAAAAGAGAGTCTGGAAACCACCAAGATTCATTCCGTCGCAGGCAAACTAGGTCGTAACTCATCATTAATATCCAAACGTCCATTTCGCGACCCACATCATACCATTTCTCAGGTAGCAATGGTCGGAGGAGGATCATTCCCACAGCCTGGTGAAATAAGTCTTGCCCACAATGGTGTTCTTTTCTTAGACGAATTACCTGAATTCAACAGAAGTGTACTCGAAGTGCTTCGACAACCTTTAGAAGATAGAAGAATAACCATCTCTCGTTCCCGATGGAGCATTGAATATCCAGCCAGCTTTATGTTGGTTGCTTCGATGAATCCATGTCCTTGCGGATATTACAACCATCCCACAAAAGCATGCGTTTGCAGTCCTGGACAAGTACAAAAGTATCTCAATAAAATCTCCGGTCCTTTGCTAGATCGCATTGATATCCAAATAGAAATTGTACCTGTGCCATTTGACAAGATGTCTGACACCCGACAAGGAGAGTCTAGCAATGCTATACGTGAACGGGTAATTAAAGCACGAAAGATACAAGAAGAACGCTTTAAATCCTACTCAGGCATTCACTGCAATGCACAAATGACCAGCCGACTTCTAAGCATGTACGCACAGCCGGATGAGAAAGGCTTTGCTCTTTTAAAGCAAGCCATGAAACGCTTAAACTTATCTGCTAGAGCCTACGACAGAATATTGAAAGTATCTCGCACCATTGCTGATCTTGAGGGAAGTATAAACGTCCTCCCTTCTCACCTCGCTGAAGCCATAGGATATCGGAATCTCGATAGAGAAAACTGGGCAGGATAA
- the aroQ gene encoding type II 3-dehydroquinate dehydratase, producing the protein MKIQIINGPNINLLGKREPTIYGSVSFEECLLVLREKYAEVELFYYQSNVEGELIDKIQEVGFDVDGIIFNAGAYTHTSIALQDAIRSVTAPVVEVHISNVHARESYRYVSMIACACKGVICGFGLNSYRLALEALMGK; encoded by the coding sequence ATGAAAATACAAATAATTAACGGTCCTAATATAAATCTTCTTGGTAAGCGTGAACCAACGATCTACGGGAGTGTTTCTTTTGAAGAATGTTTGCTTGTGTTGAGAGAAAAGTACGCAGAGGTGGAACTTTTCTATTATCAATCGAATGTGGAGGGAGAATTGATTGATAAGATACAAGAGGTAGGTTTTGACGTGGATGGCATTATTTTCAATGCCGGGGCATATACACATACATCGATTGCTTTGCAGGATGCGATTCGTTCTGTCACTGCACCGGTTGTTGAAGTACATATTTCTAATGTGCATGCGCGTGAATCATATAGGTACGTATCTATGATAGCTTGTGCATGTAAAGGAGTGATTTGTGGTTTTGGGCTTAATTCTTATCGATTGGCCCTGGAAGCTTTGATGGGAAAATAA
- the rbfA gene encoding 30S ribosome-binding factor RbfA yields METTRQNKISRLLQKELSDIFLLQAKAMPGILVSVSIVRISPDMSVARVYLSVFPSEKSEELVKNINENTKSIRYELGTRVRHQLRIIPELKFFVDDSLDYIEKIDSLLK; encoded by the coding sequence ATGGAAACAACCAGACAAAATAAGATTTCACGTTTGTTGCAAAAAGAATTAAGTGATATATTCTTGCTGCAAGCTAAAGCTATGCCGGGTATTTTGGTATCGGTAAGTATTGTGCGTATTAGTCCTGATATGAGTGTTGCCCGGGTGTATTTGAGTGTTTTTCCTTCTGAAAAAAGTGAGGAGTTGGTGAAGAATATCAATGAGAACACGAAATCTATTCGTTATGAACTTGGTACAAGGGTAAGGCATCAATTGCGTATCATTCCCGAATTGAAATTCTTTGTGGATGATTCATTGGATTATATAGAGAAAATAGACTCTTTATTGAAGTGA
- the pyk gene encoding pyruvate kinase has translation MKKYTKIVASISDRRCDVDFIAKLYDAGMNVVRLNTAHADRAGIENIIDNVRTVSNKIGILMDTKGPEVRTTACSEPIPYKIGDKVKIVGDPFLETTRDCIAVSYPDFVKDVHVGGDVLIDDGDLALKVMEEHDGTLFCEVQNEATLGSRKSVNVPGVRINLPSLTDKDRANILFAIEKDIDFIAHSFVRNKQDVLDIQAILDEHNSDIKIIAKIENQEGVDNIDEILEVAYGIMVARGDLGIEVPQEKIPGIQRTLIRKCVLAKKPVIVATQMLHTMINNPRPTRAEVTDIANAIYYRTDALMLSGETAYGKYPVEAVKTMAKIAEQAEKDKLEENDIRIPLALESDDVTAFLAKQAVKATSRLNIRAIITDSYTGRTARYLAAFRGKYPVLAMCYRDKTMRLLSLSYGVLPIYLEEKVNAQAYFFSALDLLLKEGRLAESDMVAYLSGSFGEGGGTSFLEINKVKTVLARAKDYLLPTFVER, from the coding sequence ATGAAAAAGTATACTAAAATAGTTGCGTCTATTTCTGATCGTCGTTGCGATGTTGATTTTATTGCAAAACTGTATGATGCTGGTATGAATGTTGTACGTCTCAATACAGCTCATGCTGATAGGGCAGGCATCGAAAATATTATTGATAATGTAAGAACGGTGTCAAATAAGATTGGAATTCTTATGGACACTAAAGGCCCTGAGGTTAGAACTACAGCTTGCTCAGAGCCAATTCCTTATAAAATAGGCGATAAAGTGAAAATTGTTGGGGATCCTTTTTTGGAAACAACCCGTGATTGTATCGCTGTATCCTATCCTGATTTTGTAAAAGATGTTCACGTTGGTGGAGATGTGTTGATTGATGATGGTGATTTGGCTCTAAAAGTGATGGAAGAACATGACGGAACGTTGTTTTGTGAGGTTCAAAATGAAGCGACTTTGGGTAGTCGTAAGAGTGTAAATGTACCTGGAGTACGCATTAATTTGCCTTCTTTAACAGATAAGGATAGAGCAAATATTCTTTTTGCAATAGAGAAAGATATTGATTTTATTGCTCACTCTTTTGTTCGTAATAAACAAGATGTTCTTGATATTCAAGCTATTTTGGACGAACATAATAGTGATATAAAAATTATTGCGAAAATAGAAAACCAAGAAGGGGTTGACAATATTGATGAGATCCTAGAAGTTGCGTATGGAATTATGGTGGCTCGTGGAGATTTAGGAATAGAAGTACCGCAAGAAAAAATACCTGGTATCCAACGTACTTTGATTCGCAAGTGTGTTTTGGCTAAAAAACCTGTGATCGTTGCTACTCAGATGCTTCATACGATGATCAATAATCCTCGTCCTACGCGTGCCGAGGTAACAGATATTGCTAACGCTATTTATTATCGTACTGATGCTCTTATGCTAAGTGGGGAAACTGCTTATGGAAAGTATCCAGTAGAAGCTGTTAAGACGATGGCTAAAATAGCTGAGCAAGCAGAAAAAGATAAATTGGAAGAAAATGATATCCGTATTCCTCTTGCTTTGGAAAGCGATGATGTGACAGCTTTCTTAGCAAAACAGGCGGTGAAAGCAACTTCAAGATTGAATATTCGCGCTATTATCACAGATAGCTATACAGGACGGACTGCACGTTATTTGGCTGCTTTCCGTGGTAAGTATCCTGTTTTGGCAATGTGTTATAGGGATAAAACAATGCGCTTATTATCTCTATCTTATGGAGTTTTGCCTATTTACTTAGAAGAAAAGGTAAATGCCCAAGCTTATTTTTTCTCTGCCCTGGATTTGTTGCTTAAAGAGGGACGTTTGGCTGAAAGTGATATGGTAGCCTATTTGAGTGGTAGCTTTGGTGAAGGAGGAGGAACTTCATTCTTAGAAATTAATAAGGTGAAAACTGTTCTTGCAAGGGCTAAAGATTACTTGCTACCCACATTTGTTGAAAGATAA
- a CDS encoding YfhO family protein: MKKLLPDLIVILAFITISCAYFFPAGIEGRILFQHDTAAGAGAGEEAKEYHEQTGEYTRWTNSLFGGMPTYQISPSYNSTDTLKVIEKVYHLFLPSYVWLIFIMMLGFYILLRAIGISPWLAGLGGIIWGFSSYFFILISAGHIWKFITLAYIPPTIAGIVLTYRKKYLLGGVLTALFLALQILSNHVQMSYYFLFVILLMAGAFFEESWKNKELPHFFKASGILVIAALIGISANLSNLYHTYEYSKETMRGKSELKAESHSKNQTSSGLNRDYITQWSYGIGETFSLLVPNIKGGASIPLSQNKKAMEKANPMYSNIYAQLTQYFGDQPGTSGPVYVGAFILTLFILGLFIVKGPMKWALLGATVLSILLAWGKNFMGFTDFFIDYIPMYNKFRAVSSALVIAEFTIPLLAILTLKTIFDNPQILKEKLKYLYISFGLTGGFALLFALAPRMFFSTFIPAQEMAALKQGIPGDQLSPLINNLAEVRSYLLTSDAWRSFFIIIIGTVLLLAYNANKLKKTWTIGAIAILCLGDMWMVNKRYLNDGQFISADQRTETFRKTQADEIILQDTALDYRVLNFATNTFNENNTSYWHKSIGGYHAAKLRRYQEMIDHHIMKEMRSAYSAIAAKQGKIDSIDGNSFRVLNMLNTKYFIFPAAKGKVFPLKNPYAYGNAWFVNRVHYVNNANEEIDALDSVMPTETAIVDKKFKDQLNNITESEKDSTSKIRLIEYKPNQLKYESYNPHRAIAIFSEIYYPGWKATIDNKPVEIARADYILRAIDIPAGKHTITMKFDPDSLHVTEAIAYSGLAVLFLGIIALLINYRKRLQFKE, from the coding sequence ATGAAAAAGTTACTCCCTGATCTCATTGTTATTCTGGCTTTTATAACTATCTCATGTGCATACTTCTTCCCGGCCGGGATAGAAGGACGAATTCTTTTTCAACATGACACCGCTGCAGGAGCAGGAGCAGGAGAGGAAGCCAAAGAATATCACGAACAAACCGGAGAATACACACGGTGGACAAATTCACTGTTCGGAGGAATGCCTACTTATCAAATTTCGCCGAGCTACAATTCAACAGATACTCTAAAGGTCATTGAGAAAGTATACCATCTATTTCTCCCTAGTTATGTATGGCTCATCTTTATCATGATGCTTGGCTTTTATATTCTCTTAAGAGCCATTGGTATCTCGCCTTGGCTAGCTGGATTAGGAGGAATCATCTGGGGATTTTCATCATATTTTTTCATTCTTATTTCGGCAGGGCACATTTGGAAGTTTATCACACTAGCCTACATTCCACCTACAATAGCAGGGATAGTCCTCACTTATCGAAAAAAATATCTACTTGGGGGAGTTTTAACAGCTCTTTTTCTTGCACTACAAATATTATCGAATCATGTGCAAATGAGTTATTATTTCCTTTTTGTTATTCTACTCATGGCAGGAGCCTTTTTTGAAGAATCATGGAAAAACAAAGAACTACCACACTTTTTCAAAGCCAGTGGCATACTAGTTATCGCTGCCCTTATTGGCATTTCGGCCAATCTGTCAAACCTATATCACACGTATGAATATAGTAAAGAGACAATGCGTGGTAAAAGCGAATTAAAAGCAGAAAGTCACTCGAAAAACCAAACGAGTAGCGGACTGAACCGTGATTATATTACCCAATGGAGCTATGGCATCGGAGAAACATTCTCTCTACTGGTGCCCAACATAAAAGGTGGTGCTTCAATCCCTCTGTCGCAAAACAAAAAAGCGATGGAAAAAGCAAACCCAATGTATAGCAACATTTATGCCCAACTAACTCAATATTTTGGAGATCAACCGGGTACATCCGGCCCAGTATATGTCGGTGCCTTCATCCTAACGCTATTCATATTAGGACTTTTCATTGTAAAGGGGCCTATGAAGTGGGCACTTCTTGGGGCAACCGTACTCTCTATCTTGTTAGCATGGGGTAAGAACTTTATGGGATTCACCGATTTCTTTATCGATTATATACCCATGTACAACAAGTTCCGTGCTGTATCGTCGGCACTTGTGATTGCTGAATTTACCATCCCATTATTAGCAATACTGACATTAAAAACGATCTTTGATAATCCACAAATCTTAAAAGAAAAATTAAAATATTTATATATAAGCTTTGGCTTAACAGGTGGTTTTGCCCTCTTATTTGCTTTGGCACCACGAATGTTCTTTTCTACATTCATTCCAGCACAAGAAATGGCTGCCCTAAAGCAGGGTATACCCGGAGATCAATTATCTCCATTGATTAACAATTTAGCAGAAGTACGTAGCTATTTGCTTACTTCAGATGCTTGGCGTAGCTTTTTCATTATAATTATAGGTACAGTTCTACTGCTAGCCTACAACGCCAACAAGCTAAAAAAAACATGGACTATTGGAGCCATAGCCATACTTTGCTTAGGAGATATGTGGATGGTCAATAAGCGGTACCTAAATGATGGACAATTTATTTCTGCTGACCAACGGACAGAAACTTTCCGAAAAACACAGGCTGATGAAATAATCCTGCAAGATACAGCCTTAGATTATCGCGTGTTGAATTTCGCAACCAACACCTTTAACGAAAACAATACTTCCTATTGGCATAAAAGTATAGGAGGATACCACGCAGCTAAGCTTCGTCGCTATCAGGAAATGATAGACCACCACATCATGAAAGAAATGCGATCTGCTTATTCTGCGATAGCCGCCAAACAAGGAAAAATAGATAGCATAGATGGCAACTCTTTCCGAGTACTAAACATGCTAAATACCAAATATTTCATATTTCCAGCTGCGAAAGGCAAAGTATTCCCCCTCAAGAACCCTTATGCATATGGAAATGCATGGTTTGTGAACAGAGTACACTATGTGAACAACGCTAATGAAGAGATTGATGCGCTAGATTCTGTTATGCCAACAGAAACGGCAATAGTCGATAAGAAATTTAAAGATCAACTTAATAATATAACAGAAAGTGAGAAAGATTCGACATCAAAGATCCGTCTCATAGAGTATAAACCTAACCAACTAAAATACGAAAGCTATAATCCTCATCGTGCTATTGCTATTTTCTCCGAAATATATTACCCAGGATGGAAAGCAACAATAGACAATAAACCGGTCGAAATAGCACGTGCCGATTATATACTAAGAGCTATTGACATCCCTGCAGGTAAACATACTATAACCATGAAGTTCGACCCTGACAGCCTGCACGTAACAGAAGCAATTGCTTATAGCGGGCTAGCAGTCCTATTCCTTGGAATTATAGCCCTGTTAATCAACTATAGGAAAAGACTTCAATTCAAAGAGTAA
- a CDS encoding O-methyltransferase: MFTEGLLEAYILNHIDQESDYLKALYRDTHVRLLRPRMASGHLQGRMLKMFVEMIRPHQILEIGTYSGYSALCLAEGLGEGGLLHTFEINDEQEDFTRPWLEGSPHADKIKFYIGDALILVPELNLSFDLVFIDGDKRKYIAYYEMSLSRLSSGGYIIADNTLWDGHVLEEETTDHQTLGIKAFNDYVAQDLRVEKVILPLRDGLTIIRKK; this comes from the coding sequence ATGTTTACGGAAGGATTGCTTGAAGCATACATTCTAAATCATATTGATCAAGAGAGTGATTATTTGAAAGCTCTTTATCGTGATACACATGTGAGATTACTACGTCCCCGTATGGCTTCCGGTCATTTGCAGGGGCGTATGTTGAAAATGTTTGTGGAAATGATCCGTCCGCATCAGATTCTTGAAATAGGAACGTACAGTGGTTATTCCGCTCTTTGTTTAGCTGAAGGTTTAGGTGAGGGGGGACTCTTGCATACATTTGAAATAAATGATGAGCAAGAAGATTTTACTCGTCCTTGGCTTGAGGGATCACCTCATGCGGATAAAATAAAATTTTACATAGGTGATGCATTAATACTAGTACCTGAATTAAATCTCTCTTTTGATTTGGTTTTTATTGATGGAGATAAAAGGAAATATATAGCGTATTATGAAATGTCTTTGTCTCGTTTATCTTCAGGTGGTTATATAATTGCTGATAATACTTTGTGGGATGGGCATGTTTTGGAAGAAGAGACGACTGATCATCAAACTTTAGGTATAAAAGCTTTTAATGATTATGTTGCTCAAGATTTAAGAGTGGAAAAGGTTATATTGCCTTTGAGAGATGGTTTAACTATCATTCGTAAAAAGTAG
- the xerD gene encoding site-specific tyrosine recombinase XerD, whose product MILDRKKQEKEKEIIKKYLQYLKLEKSLSINTIEAYNSDLEKLITFLSNEQIELLQTTSEDLERFIAGLHDIGIHPRSQARIISGIKSFFHFLIMEDAIEVDPGELIEGPKIGFKLPEVLSIEEIDAIIAAIDLSKNEGQRNRAILETLYSCGLRVSELITLKLSSLYLKEEFIKVDGKGGKQRLVPISPKAIKEIKLYLLDRNNQNIKKEAEDYLFLNRRGGQLSRIMIFHIIKELAVISGIKKSISPHTFRHSFATHLLEGGANLRAIQEMLGHESITTTEIYTHIDRNMLRSEIIEHHPRNIKYREEKKNHPEL is encoded by the coding sequence ATGATATTAGATAGAAAAAAACAGGAGAAGGAAAAGGAAATAATTAAAAAATACCTGCAATATCTAAAGTTAGAGAAGTCATTGTCTATCAACACAATAGAAGCATACAACAGTGATTTAGAGAAACTTATAACTTTTTTATCAAACGAACAGATTGAACTTCTGCAAACCACTTCAGAAGATTTAGAACGTTTCATTGCCGGATTACATGATATAGGAATTCATCCCCGTTCTCAGGCACGAATTATTTCCGGTATAAAATCCTTCTTTCACTTTCTGATAATGGAAGATGCAATAGAGGTAGATCCGGGAGAACTCATCGAAGGACCTAAGATCGGTTTTAAGTTACCCGAGGTTTTAAGCATAGAAGAAATAGATGCTATTATCGCAGCCATCGACCTCAGCAAAAATGAAGGACAACGCAACAGAGCAATATTGGAAACGTTATATAGTTGTGGGCTACGAGTATCCGAATTAATCACCCTCAAACTTTCTTCGCTCTATCTTAAAGAAGAGTTTATTAAGGTAGACGGTAAAGGAGGCAAACAACGCCTTGTTCCAATTTCTCCCAAAGCTATCAAAGAGATAAAGCTGTACTTGCTCGACAGAAATAATCAGAATATAAAAAAAGAAGCAGAAGATTATCTATTCCTTAATCGAAGAGGAGGACAACTATCAAGAATTATGATCTTCCATATAATCAAAGAATTAGCAGTTATTTCCGGAATAAAAAAGAGCATAAGTCCTCACACATTCAGACATTCTTTTGCCACACATTTACTTGAAGGAGGTGCCAATTTAAGAGCCATACAAGAGATGTTAGGGCATGAATCTATAACAACAACAGAAATTTACACTCACATAGACAGAAATATGTTAAGGAGTGAAATTATAGAACACCACCCACGTAATATTAAATACAGAGAAGAAAAGAAAAATCATCCTGAACTATAA